The following are encoded together in the Thunnus maccoyii chromosome 18, fThuMac1.1, whole genome shotgun sequence genome:
- the tnrc18 gene encoding trinucleotide repeat-containing gene 18 protein isoform X3 — translation MSRRQLNWTSAKQQLCGVFTTLCFRVHQHNTVSRWRHAATFFFLGRQGGDAFPTGSTPFLSGYPGPSPLTSDPAYRSGNPSSLQMAQLWASHAHEGYPPLPSSLYSSPYLSLGHLDPPSLSQHPLYDSHKDSFYLPASMSQSPLHPPSAPPTAPSSSTPPQRTSRDGGRDRPYRGERERERERDRERERLREEQRPHSVVDLTQDGRGEEDRRARSGDREREKERERDTERESWSFHHHHHHHHHHQQQKSHSHSSTVEPRSRPSPTQSFLPPGGGGGVGRFLGPETDRGGREEEGGSRPHHNSNANSNNSNSHSDRQRRNDSVATSAGTLHVSYVLPPALQPSSAAPPQPPTLRESIREQRVSAPTYVPSVEVYDERAGPIQIASQARDNKHRDRERERDRERERDRERERDRERERDRERERERDRDRERERDRERESYRSLMEHPRLSQSGDSSNQREEGSVICSNGSIGKRGQDTSYSSSQSRFSPDARDMSKHSIRLGVERPGAEPKWSTISPLANYATSHMAALAAQHGHTLSSPHSQPTHAQMSHSPHTAHRPNNNPHSHSHSPQTHPSQHGHGRAGEEGSQRRYLDPSALYRPGGSLVGGSSGGERGGGSSSDPTEVSAMQSLIKYSGNFAAEGPGSSRHAADTRGPFGGLGSIRMDAEAEREREKERERERERERERDRERVAVGSGGSGALRVPPQLKREQERPDSARSFGREGEGEVRHPPVGIAVAVARQRDSSSTSKQSSGPSDTQRPLLQTAIKDEERGEDRARHHEDRLLAGRLEREQEKVLRESKELAEFTQMHPAPLSSGLTPSMMTPSLMTPNLMVTGGAALAGAGRWPPDPSTLTSHPWMPRPGAPPVWLSSSPYSLGPSSMHQTLPPGYPPSLPGSIPPPYQFARDPQSGQLIVIPTEHLPHYGGDVLERGAPVWSGVYGTGSPLQHAAQLQLLSQQQMLRQQELLMIQQHTAQVLELQRNAQLVERLKASEHRPEIEDKADKRNADPKPRPSSISSPSPSPVLHPRKPPPPSRSPTPSTSSLTPLPPLPSPVTTLKSEEGAQRVLSHPPTPLPHPPSPRSASPPPSSPRRPKQEAAEEGEVGRREQREGQKPASAPFQGLYSDLPPGYPYQSITAPFGSPFPPYHIPTPTAANTEVVPPHRSRSPASAAPLPSAHHHIRLLDADIKPQKLEPSKAGPFLKQEPGVEQHQLDMTPEPLGPLRRSRSPVRASQDREGDGEVLKPQPLPLLVPSPPPQQSKRLEEVREEEKEGGQIKVEVSSYSCQAAYPLPPPLAGAEPKAEVIKEPDRTRYPSSIAIDSDNQESAQMCGSLEQTTSAVCEPQQPDTPISSHTPNQKETVTETPVYPPASNSPLPLLIGPEDPMAGMLALLTASEMAQASPRTPPAPTLILQTEEPPVGADCCSAGPLEMVALEGMALLSQMAQREIESISLEQDLALEGLDCLLEASRQILLEAIEKQSHIDLPRTLDPNKKYSWRQRKEEPLYSKMSMDVLDAVEVEYRVRLAELQKTYKEKQREMSKLQRRRDKRERQQQEDERRSLTRRGRGRPRKRKHLATPPKLDSRPGKVGRTVQYSEDSEAGEGQRKRFRVSREEEETEAGSGGVKMKKKKKKKKSWNDQEPSTSHALEVLKTKRGHMCEQEQLASDLDRALSLSQLGSLSASRKLASNSKVDRPKGKSVESRMKERGVHSSAKGGKHKMAAKASASETVRKVKGQKKTALFSPMRSELSSCSNNSDSEEHNSARGGWPPLSGTRSHGNLARKRRSASSPTSLLSSQKSQKKKHKHLSLLLEEAGLSSSDDSFDQETSEDEDDDEDNEEESDSDDGGCEESGLGLLARFAASALPVSSAPLSLLHDGKHRSRQSTLGSSECEWSDSGSDLRLRKFPSLLHGKRSAPELPLLPPATRRIDQTSPTKRDETLPVKQKPLAKPRPSPRSPRRFSFDLASSSGFGGFSEDEGWNRRRSERIFLHDATTSASQMPVSTSASTSQSSSSSSSAPPLTPKPTSRPKPTPPSREGKDVVKKKKLKDSPLPVSPSTLCSPITDSPVSLSLSPARKSQPKAKTKAREPSRGAVSRLMESMAADEDFEPNQDSSFSEDELLPPRSNSVSERSSTPAPVQCVLDKDSLVDGLRVLIPMDDQLLYAGHVNTVHSPDIYSVVVEGERGNRPHIYCLEQLLQEAIIDVKPPSVRYLPEGTRIAAYWSQQYRCLYPGTVVNGSSDVDENDDLITVEFDDGDTGRIPLSHIRLLPPDYKIHCAEPSPALLVASCSRRRVRKCSKEGKEAGPKPDETPKIKGKPGRKPKPKPETSTNPDGRDKAEPPSSSTQPAERPQATTKPVQDRTSSVQKAAQDKPRPASRPTMGTQAKPGRKSSTTSPASSPTLPNPVPRKSSSVSQTSTAKPARTLAPSLYPSTYGKVLTVDLYSEPNLSSYNSQRRERENNCNVSPTTNRPMSRPSMASSTASKPSASSTPRPSSASTPKTKSSSEHHSSSRPSLSSGLIPSPISRLSTSKSSSSLTPRPSSSSSLSSSSAPRPKLKMPSDQLSSRSSSSSISRPKPSSGQSDIGSVVRRKPPSAEPLVKLDHEGVTSPKTKKTKALMLLEGRGVRRDHTPIATATATANQKLLKAKLRAPDRESGVPEKDSSYKAAMSAKEKAESRGSGGRGQEMDTREEKGKKEERKEVEKREERKMKEESQSSSSSESEEEAEKGKMKQKKKCTSSCSSSSSSCSGSSSSSSSSSSSSSSSSTDDSSCSSDEERTPTPPPGPVSPPPAQDKPKEETKEDDDDEDEEEEEEEVKKEVEVKVEEEEEPSPLSRSPSPSTSPTPAAPAPAKPAKPATGKGSGQRGRPPKPKPSGGEGKVGRPKRREGVHLPTTKELAKRQRLPSVENRPKISAFLPARQLWKWFGKPTQRRGMKGKAKKLFYKAIVRGREMIRIGDCAVFLSAGRPNLPFIGRIQSMWESWGSNMVVRVNWFYHPEETNPGKKLTDKKNWDQMCGQSLPAALHSSIQRKDFMERALYQSSHSDENDVQTVSHKCLVVSVEEYEQMTHTRRYADSEDLYYLAGTYEPTTGMIFNTDGVPVIC, via the exons GTGATGCCTTCCCGACAGGCTCCACTCCCTTCCTGTCAGGTTATCCAGGCCCCTCCcccttgacctctgaccctgcGTACAGATCGGGCAATCCCAGCAGTCTGCAGATGGCGCAGCTCTGGGCTTCACACGCTCATGAAG GCTACCCTCCTCTACCAAGCAGCCTGTACTCCAGCCCCTACCTGTCCCTGGGGCACCTGGACCCTCCCTCGCTCTCCCAGCATCCTCTCTACGACTCTCATAAAG acaGTTTTTACCTGCCGGCCTCTATGAGCCAGTCACCTCTCCACCCCCCATCCGCTCCCCCGACCGCCCCGTCCAGCTCCACGCCCCCCCAGAGGACGTCCCGGGACGGGGGCAGGGACAGGCCTTACcggggggagagggagagggagagagagcgggacAGAGAGCGGGAGCGGTTGAGAGAGGAGCAGCGGCCGCACAGCGTGGTGGACCTGACGCAGGACGGGAGGGGCGAGGAGGACCGGAGGGCGAGGAGTGGTGACCGGgaacgagagaaagagagggagcgggACACGGAAAGAGAAAGCTGGTCcttccatcatcatcaccatcaccaccaccaccaccagcagcagaaGTCACACTCCCACTCCTCCACAGTGGAGCCCAGGTCCAGGCCGTCACCTACACAGTCCTTCCTCCCTCCAGGTGGGGGCGGAGGTGTGGGCAGGTTCCTCGGaccagaaacagacagaggggGTCGGGAGGAAGAGGGCGGCTCTCGACCCCACCATAACTCTAACGCTAACTCAAACAACTCAAACTCTCACTCAGACAGACAAAGGAGGAATGACTCTGTGGCCACGTCAGCTGGGACGCTCCACGTCTCCTATGTCCTTCCTCCTGCGCTTCAGCCCTCCAGCGCTGCTCCGCCCCAACCCCCCACACTCAGAGAGTCTATCAGAGAGCAGCGAGTCAGCGCACCTACATATGTGCCTTCTGTAGAGGTTTACGACGAGCGGGCCGGGCCCATACAGATCGCCTCGCAGGCCCGCgacaacaaacacagagacagagagcgtGAACGGGACAGAGAGCGTGAACGGGACAGAGAGCGTGAACGAGACAGAGAGCGCGAACGAGACAGAGAGCGCGAACGGGAGCGCGACAGAGACAGGGAAcgggagagagacagggagagggagagctACAGGAGCCTGATGGAACATCCTCGGCTCTCCCAGTCTGGCGATTCAAGCAATCAAAGAGAGGAAGGTTCTGTAATTTGTTCCAATGGTTCCATTGGTAAACGAGGTCAGGATACATCTTACTCATCCAGTCAATCACGGTTCAGTCCAGACGCCAGGGACATGTCTAAACACTCAATCCGATTGGGCGTAGAGCGGCCTGGGGCGGAACCTAAGTGGAGCACCATCAGCCCGTTGGCCAACTATGCCACAAGTCACATGGCTGCCCTCGCAGCACAACACGGACACACACTTTCCTCCCCCCACAGCCAGCCGACACACGCACAAATGTCCCACTCCCCTCACACAGCCCACCGGCCCAACAACAACCCTCACTCCCACAGCCATTCCCCCCAAACACACCCCTCCCAACACGGACACGGGCGTGCAGGTGAGGAGGGGAGTCAGAGACGCTATCTGGACCCATCGGCGCTTTACCGACCTGGGGGGTCACTGGTTGGAGGGTCCAGTGGCGGGGAGCGAGGCGGGGGGTCCAGCTCGGATCCCACAGAGGTTTCAGCCATGCAGAGTCTGATCAAATACAGCGGAAACTTTGCCGCTGAAGGTCCTGGGTCCTCCAGGCACGCCGCAGACACCCGAGGGCCCTTCGGGGGTCTGGGTAGCATCAGAATGGATGCTGAAgcggagagggagagagaaaaggaaagagagcgggagagagaaagagagagggagagagacagggaaagGGTAGCGGTTGGGTCAGGTGGCTCCGGGGCGTTGAGGGTGCCCCCCCAGCTCAAGAGAGAACAGGAGCGGCCGGACAGCGCCCGCTCGTTTGGTCGGGAGGGGGAGGGCGAGGTGCGCCACCCTCCGGTTGGCATCGCTGTAGCTGTGgccagacagagagacagcagcagcaccagtaAACAGAGCAGtggaccctcagacacacagagacccCTGCTGCAAACTGCTATTAAAG ATGAGGAGCGAGGGGAGGATCGTGCTCGCCATCATGAAGACAGACTGCTGGCCGGCCGGCTCGAACGTGAGCAAGAGAAAGTGCTCAG AGAGTCCAAGGAGCTGGCAGAGTTTACCCAGATGCACCCTGCCCCGCTCTCTAGTGGCCTGACACCCAGTATGATGACACCCAGCCTCATGACCCCCAACCTTATGGTGACAGGAGGGGCTGCCCTGGCAGGGGCGGGTCGCTGGCCTCCTGACCCCTCAACTCTGACCTCTCACCCCTGGATGCCCCGGCCTGGAGCCCCCCCAGTCTGGCTCTCCAGCTCACCATACA GCCTGGGTCCATCCTCAATGCACCAGACCCTCCCCCCAGGCTACCCACCCTCTCTGCCAGGTTCCATACCCCCTCCCTACCAGTTTGCCAGGGACCCACAGTCTGGACAGCTAATAGTCATCCCTACTGAACACCTGCCTCACTACG GAGGCGACGTGCTGGAGCGCGGAGCCCCGGTGTGGTCGGGGGTGTACGGTACAGGCAGCCCGCTACAGCACGCAGCCCAGCTCCAGCTCCTCTCACAGCAACAGATGCTCCGGCAACAGGAGCTGCTCATGATCCAGCAGCACACAGCGCAGGTCCTGGAGCTGCAGAGGAACGCACAGCTAGTA GAGCGTTTAAAGGCCAGCGAGCACCGGCCGGAGATAGAAGACAAAGCAGACAAGCGGAACGCCGACCCCAAACCCCGCCCCTCCTCCATATCTTCCCCGTCTCCCTCGCCCGTCCTACATCCCCGCAagcctccccctccctctcgcTCGCCGACCCCCTCTACGTCTTCCCTGACCCCGCTGCCTCCGCTCCCCTCGCCTGTGACTACCCTCAAGTCAGAGGAAGGGGCGCAGAGAGTGTTGTCTCACCCGCCGACACCCCTGCCTCACCCGCCTTCACCCCGCTCAGCCTCGCCGCCCCCGTCCTCGCCACGGCGGCCTAAACAGGAGGCGGCcgaggagggggaggtggggaggagggagcagagagagggacagaagcCGGCCTCTGCACCTTTTCAAGGCCTCTACTCTG ATCTCCCTCCAGGTTACCCTTACCAGTCCATCACTGCCCCATTCGGCTCACCTTTCCCCCCATATCACATCCCAACGCCcacagcagcaaacactgaAGTTGTCCCACCCCATCGGTCCCGCTCTCCGGCCTCAGCCGCCCCTTTACCCTCAGCCCACCACCATATAAGGCTGTTGGACGCGGACATCAAGCCACAGAAACTAGAGCCGTCAAAGGCGGGGCCTTTCCTCAAACAGGAACCAGGCGTGGAACAGCATCAGCTAGACATGACGCCAGAACCTTTGGGTCCTCTTCGTCGGAGCCGCAGCCCCGTCCGAGCCAGCCAGGACAGAGAAGGAGACGGGGAAGTCCTGAAACCTCAGCCACTACCTCTGCTCGTCCCCAGTCCTCCACCGCAACAAAGCAAGAGACTGGAAGAagtcagagaggaagagaaggaaggagggcaAATCAAAGTGGAAGTGTCATCTTACTCATGTCAGGCAGCAtatcctctgcctcctccactCGCAGGAGCCGAGCCTAAAGCAGAGGTCATCAAGGAACCAGACCGAACACGCTATCCATCATCCATCGCTATAGATTCAGACAACCAGGAATCAGCACAGATGTGTGGGTCACTCGAGCAAACCACCAGCGCCGTGTGCGAACCACAACAGCCAGACACTCCAATAAGCTCACACACTCCCAATCAGAAAGAAACTGTCACTGAAACTCCCGTCTATCCTCCCGCCTCCAACTCTCCGCTCCCACTGCTCATTGGTCCTGAGGATCCCATGGCAGGGATGCTTGCCCTACTGACAGCCAGTGAAATGGCTCAGGCCAGCCCCCGCACCCCACCTGCCCCAACACTCATACTGCAAACCGAAGAACCTCCTGTGGGCGCAGACTGCTGCAGCGCTGGTCCTTTGGAGATGGTGGCGCTGGAGGGGATGGCCCTGCTCAGCCAAATGGCCCAGCGAGAGATAGAGAGCATCAGCCTGGAGCAAG ATTTGGCATTAGAGGGTCTGGATTGTCTCCTTGAAGCAAGCAGACAAATTCTGTTAGAGGCCATAGAGAAACAGTCCCACATTGATCTGCCCAGAACGCTGGACCCCAACAAGAAGTACAGCTGgaggcagaggaaggaggaacCG CTGTACAGTAAAATGTCTATGGATGTGTTGGACGCAGTGGAAGTGGAATACCGTGTTCGCCTGGCTGAGCTGCAGAAGACATATaaggagaagcagagagagatgagCAAGCTGCAGAGACGCAGAGACAAGCG TGagcggcagcagcaggaggacGAGAGGCGGAGTCTGACCCGACGGGGTAGAGGACGACCCAGGAAGAGGAAACACTTGGCTACACCTCCCAAACTGGACAGCAGGCCTGGAAA GGTGGGTAGGACGGTGCAATACTCTGAGGATTCTGAAGCCGGCGAAGGGCAGAGGAAGAGGTTTCGGGTgtccagagaagaagaggagacagaagcaggaagtggaggagtgaagatgaaaaagaagaaaaagaagaagaagagctggaATGACCAGGAGCCATCCACCAGTCACGCTCTGGAG GTGTTGAAGACGAAGCGCGGCCATATGTGCGAGCAGGAGCAGCTGGCGTCGGACCTCGACAGAGCGCTTTCGCTCTCGCAGCTCGGCTCGCTCAGCGCGTCTCGCAAACTCGCCTCCAACTCAAAGGTAGACCGGCCGAAGGGCAAGTCCGTGGAGAGTCGGATGAAGGAGCGAGGCGTCCACTCGTCCGCCAAAGGTGGGAAACACAAGATGGCTGCCAAGGCTTCCGCTTCAGAGACCGTCCGGAAGGTGAAAGGTCAGAAGAAGACTGCTTTGTTCTCTCCCATGAGATCAGAGCTCAGCAGCTGCTCCAACA ACTCCGATTCAGAGGAGCACAATTCTGCTCGAGGGGGCTGGCCCCCTCTCTCAGGGACGCGTTCCCACGGCAACCTGGCCAGGAAGAGGCGGTCCGCATCATCGCCAACATCCCTGCTATCCAGTCAGAAGTctcagaagaagaaacacaagcacTTATCCCTTCTGCTGGAGGAAGCGGGCCTCAGCTCCTCTGACGACTCATTCGACCAAG AAACCTCTGAGGACGAGGATGACGACGAAGACAACGAGGAGGAGTCAGATTCGGACGACGGTGGCTGCGAGGAGAGCGGACTGGGTCTGCTGGCCAGGTTTGCGGCGAGCGCGCTCCCTGTCAGCTCTGCACCTTTGAGCCTCCTCCATGATGGCAAACACCGCAGCAGGCAAAGCACTCTGg GTTCGTCAGAGTGCGAGTGGTCAGACTCCGGCTCGGACTTGCGGCTGAGAAAGTTCCCCTCTCTTCTGCACGGCAAACGCTCTGCCCCAGAGCTGCCCCTGTTGCCCCCGGCAACCCGCCGCATCGACCAGACCAGCCCCACCAAGCGAGATGAAACGCTGCCAGTCAAACAAAAGCCTCTGGCCAAACCGCGCCCCTCGCCCCGGTCGCCGCGGAGATTCAGCTTCGACCTTGCCAGCAGCTCCGGGTTCGGGGGCTTCAGCGAGGATGAGGGCTGGAACCGACGACGCAGCGAGAGGATATTCCTCCACGACGCCACCACCTCAGCCAGTCAGATGCCTGTGTCAACCTCTGCTTCCACCAGTCAgagctcctcttcctccagctcAGCCCCACCTCTCACCCCGAAGCCCACCTCCAGACCGAAACCCACTCCGCCCAGCAGAGAGGGGAAAGATGTGGTGAAA AAAAAGAAGCTGAAGGACTCTCCTCTGCCTGTGAGCCCGTCCACTCTGTGCAGTCCAATCACAGACAGCCCCGTGTCTCTGAGCCTCAGCCCGGCACGCAAGAGCCAACCAAAAGCCAAGACCAAGGCCAGAGAG CCTTCCAGGGGAGCAGTGAGCCGGCTGATGGAGAGCATGGCGGCAGATGAAGACTTCGAGCCCAACCAGGACAGCAGCTTCAGTGAAGACGAGCTCCTCCCACCGCGCAGCAACAGCGTGTCAGAGAGATCCTCGACACCCG CGCCAGTGCAGTGTGTGCTGGATAAGGATTCTCTGGTGGACGGACTCAGAGTTTTGATCCCGATGGACGACCAGCTGCTGTACGCAGGACATGTGAACACTGTACACTCACCTGACAT ATACAGCGTGGTGGTGGAGGGCGAGAGGGGGAACCGACCACACATCTACTGCTTGGAACAACTGCTGCAGGAGGCT ATCATCGATGTGAAGCCTCCATCCGTGCGCTATCTCCCAGAGGGCACCCGCATCGCTGCCTACTGGAGCCAGCAGTACCGCTGCCTTTACCCTGGCACCGTTGTCAACG GAAGTTCGGATGTCGACGAGAACGATGATCTCATCACGGTGGAGTTTGACGATGGCGACACAGGCCGCATCCCCCTCTCCCACATCAGACTGCTGCCGCCAGACTACAAGATCCACt GCGCTGAGCCGTCCCCTGCACTGCTCGTAGCCAGCTGCTCCAGGAGGAGAGTCCGCAAATGCAGCAAAGAGGGCAAAGAGGCAGGACCGAAGCCGGACGAAACTCCAAAGATCAAAGGAAAACCTGGTCGcaaacccaaacccaaaccAG AGACCTCCACGAATCCAGATGGCCGAGACAAAGCTGAACCTCCATCTTCTTCCACCCAGCCAGCAGAGAGACCACAGGCTACAACCAAGCCTGTCCAGGACAGGACCTCCTCTGTCCAGAAAGCAGCTCAAGATAAGCCCCGGCCTGCATCCCGGCCAACAATGGGAACCCAGGCAAAACCAGGCCGCAAGAGCTCCACCACGTCCCCCGCAAGTAGCCCCACCCTCCCCAACCCAGTGCCCAGGAAGAGCAGCTCAGTCTCTCAGACTTCTACTGCGAAACCAGCCCGTACTCTCGCTCCTTCCCTCTACCCCTCCACCTATGGAAAGGTCCTGACTGTGGATCTGTACAGCGAGCCCAACCTCAGTTCATACAACAGCCAgcgcagagaaagagagaataacTGCAACGTAAGTCCCACCACCAACAGACCGATGTCCAGGCCCAGTATGGCATCATCTACTGCATCAAAGCCCAGTGCTTCATCTACACCTAGACCCTCTTCTGCTTCCACACCCAAAACCAAATCCTCCTCGGAACATCACAGCAGCTCCAGACCCAGCCTCAGCTCTGGACTCATACCCAGCCCCATCTCCAGGCTGTCAACAAGCAAATCCAGCTCTTCGCTGACTCCCAGAccgtcatcatcatcctcactgtcatcatcatctgcCCCCAGGCCTAAGCTGAAGATGCCGTCCGACCAGCTGTCCTCCAgatccagctccagctccatcTCCAGGCCCAAGCCCAGTTCGGGGCAGAGTGATATTGGCTCTGTGGTGCGACGGAAGCCCCCATCCGCAGAGCCCCTCGTGAAGCTTGACCATGAAGGCGTGACGTCTCCCAAGACCAAGAAGACCAAGGCTCTGATGTTGCTGGAGGGTCGGGGAGTCCGACGAGATCACACCCCCATCGCCACAGCCACGgccacagccaatcagaaactgCTAAAAGCTAAGCTGAGAGctccagacagagagagtggtGTGCCAGAGAAAGACTCCAGCTACAAAGCAGCGATGTCGGCTAAAGAGAAGGCAGAAAGTCGTGGAAGTGGTGGTAGAGGACAGGAGATGGACACAAGAGAGGAGAAGGgtaaaaaagaggagagaaaggaggtggagaagagagaggagagaaagatgaaagagGAATCTCAGagtagcagcagctcagagtcGGAGGAAGAAGCGGAGAAAGGGAAGATGAAGCAAAAGAAGAAATGCACCTCCAgctgctcttcctcttcttcatcctgCTCCGGttcttcctcatcttcttcATCGTCGTCGTCTTCATCGTCCTCTTCCTCTACTGATGACTCGTCCTGCAgctcagatgaagagaggaCCCCTACTCCTCCACCAGGCCCCGTCTCCCCACCTCCAGCACAAGACAAGCCAAAAGAAGAGACGAAAGAAGATGAcgatgatgaggatgaagaagaagaagaagaggaggtgaagaaggaggtggaggtaaaagtggaggaagaagaagagccGTCTCCTCTCTCTCGATCTCCCTCCCCCTCAACATCTCCgactcctgctgctcctgctccgGCTAAACCTGCTAAACCAGCCACCGGAAAAGGCTCCGGGCAAAGGGGCCGTCCTCCAAAACCGAAGCCCAGCGGAGGAGAGGGGAAGGTGGGGAGACCGAAGCGGAGAGAAGGGGTACACCTCCCCACAACCAAGGAGCTGGCCAAACGCCAGAGGCTTCCCAGTGTGGAGAACAGGCCCAAAATTTCTGCTTTCCTCCCAGCCAGACAGCTCTGGAAGTGGTTTGGGAAACCCACTCAG AGACGTGGTATGAAGGGCAAGGCTAAGAAGCTCTTCTATAAAGCTATTGTGCGTGGCCGAGAGATGATCCGCATCGGTGACTGTGCTGTCTTCCTGTCCGCCGGGCGGCCAAACCTACCCTTTATTGGCCGCATCCAGAGCATGTGGGAGTCCTGGGGCAGCAACATGGTGGTCAGGGTCAACTGGTTCTATCATCCAGAGGAGACAAATCCTGGCAAGAAACTCACTGACAAGAAG AACTGGGATCAGATGTGCGGTCAGTCTTTACCAGCAGCTCTGCACTCTTCTATTCAGAGGAAAGACTTCATGGAG CGCGCCCTGTACCAGTCGTCTCACAGCGACGAGAACGACGTGCAGACGGTCAGTCACAAGTGCCTGGTGGTGAGCGTGGAGGAGTACGAGCAGATGACCCACACGCGCCGCTACGCCGACAGCGAAGATCTCTACTACCTGGCCGGCACCTACGAACCCACCACCGGCATGATCTTCAACACCGACGGAGTCCCAGTCATCTGCTGA